Proteins from a genomic interval of Anatilimnocola floriformis:
- a CDS encoding NADH-quinone oxidoreductase subunit J family protein, which yields MSSFLLAATESLTLAEIVKCPTSWGLFLGCIGLWMMMGIRSLTAFATMLGSSAPPVEAPKSRFGKTLGGLLLIIALGLLGADLPWLSNPAAQGVFWLMAAITLISAIGCITAQSPVYSALWFAMSLLGTSGLFFQQGAQFLAVATIVVYAGAIVVTFLFVLMLAQPEGHAAYDRISWGWFPRTMSVLTAAAIVAMLTMLLGGLKQQAVAAGRDINAREALAAAALKKSDQAEAPPALPKETNDVLNSQHMARLGGYLFSRHLISIEVAGTLLLAALVGAVAIAIQGKQRDRVEEALSSGNTAQGANP from the coding sequence ATGAGTTCCTTCTTACTAGCTGCGACCGAATCGCTGACGCTCGCCGAAATTGTGAAGTGCCCGACGTCCTGGGGTTTGTTCCTCGGCTGCATCGGGTTGTGGATGATGATGGGCATTCGCTCGCTCACCGCCTTTGCCACAATGCTCGGCTCGAGTGCTCCACCCGTCGAAGCACCGAAGTCGCGCTTCGGCAAAACGCTCGGCGGTTTGCTGCTGATTATCGCGCTCGGTTTGCTCGGCGCCGATCTTCCTTGGCTGTCGAATCCCGCCGCGCAAGGCGTCTTCTGGCTGATGGCTGCCATCACGCTGATTTCAGCCATCGGCTGCATTACGGCGCAGAGCCCGGTTTACTCGGCCCTCTGGTTTGCAATGTCGCTCCTCGGCACATCGGGATTGTTTTTTCAACAAGGCGCGCAGTTTCTAGCGGTGGCGACGATCGTCGTTTACGCCGGCGCCATCGTGGTGACATTTCTGTTCGTCCTCATGCTCGCTCAACCCGAAGGGCACGCTGCTTACGATCGCATCAGCTGGGGTTGGTTTCCGCGGACCATGTCGGTCCTCACGGCCGCCGCAATCGTGGCCATGCTCACGATGTTGCTGGGTGGTTTGAAGCAACAGGCCGTTGCGGCTGGGCGGGATATCAATGCTCGCGAAGCGCTGGCTGCGGCCGCGCTGAAGAAATCTGATCAGGCCGAAGCACCTCCGGCCTTGCCAAAAGAAACGAACGACGTGCTGAACTCGCAGCACATGGCCCGCTTGGGCGGTTACTTGTTCTCGCGTCACTTGATCAGCATTGAAGTCGCCGGCACGTTGTTGCTCGCCGCCCTCGTCGGCGCCGTGGCGATCGCCATTCAAGGCAAACAGCGCGACCGCGTTGAAGAAGCCCTGAGCTCTGGGAATACAGCGCAGGGAGCCAACCCATGA
- the nuoK gene encoding NADH-quinone oxidoreductase subunit NuoK: protein MNEVSLLYNYLIVGSLLFAIGLIGFLVRRNMIVMFLCAEMMLQGVAVCLVAFGRFHGSLGNPTAWDGQTLVIFMITVAACEAGIAMALILMLAQRTGNLDSLVWQDLREEGQPAFIDQQVPEERAEDQVWPTLTPAGREPLPNEDEQTHRSRV from the coding sequence ATGAACGAAGTAAGTCTCCTCTACAACTATTTGATTGTCGGCAGCCTGCTGTTTGCGATAGGGCTGATCGGCTTTCTCGTGCGGCGGAACATGATCGTCATGTTTCTCTGTGCCGAAATGATGCTGCAAGGCGTGGCCGTGTGCCTCGTGGCCTTTGGCCGCTTTCACGGCAGTCTCGGCAACCCGACGGCCTGGGATGGCCAGACGCTGGTGATCTTTATGATCACGGTCGCCGCCTGCGAAGCGGGCATTGCGATGGCCCTGATCCTGATGCTCGCGCAGCGGACCGGCAATCTCGATTCCCTCGTGTGGCAAGACCTGCGCGAAGAAGGTCAGCCCGCTTTTATCGATCAACAAGTGCCCGAAGAACGGGCCGAAGATCAGGTTTGGCCCACGCTCACTCCCGCCGGCCGCGAGCCCCTGCCGAACGAAGACGAACAAACGCATCGGAGCCGGGTGTAA
- a CDS encoding NADH-quinone oxidoreductase subunit L: MDTITLCLLLIPALPLAAAILIGLFGARVLRENSHWPVIAAIGGSFLCSLLLLQQIQLEQPKHPEGFEKVVTLWNWATVTNAYDLKPTAPTESAPADAAVKAPSDAGWKDFRIDVTLRADGLTSMMLSMVTFVAALVAIFGAGYMHGDRGYWRFFAFVGLFVFSMTMLVSVSNFILLFVFWEAVGVCSYLLIGFWYQKPEAAAAGMKAFLVNRIGDFGFALGIFLIWITYGTVNYHDSLRDGTTDPEKIAAATAMSERELIDTFGPTAVADKSLVRGVLGQIRLKDALYVGGGIATAICLLLLVGACGKSAQFPLHVWLPDAMEGPTPVSALIHAATMVTAGVYMVTRCTPLFMMSPTAQLVVSCIGALTALIAGLIALTQFDLKRVLAYSTVSQLGFMFLALGVGTFSGITAGMFHLFTHAFFKALLFLGAGSVMHAMGHIIDMRQFSGLRKLMPYTHWTFLCGCLALAGIVPFAGFWSKDSILGAVHDKVHELEHMAHPHAGEHHPMESHSDQKPVNAPLAALSHEQLARFATIYNVLYYSAIFTAFLTAFYTFRAFFMTFYGEEKIPPQAGHHAHESPPMMTGPLIVLAFAAVLIGAVWLQNGASTNLLANYIGTTPSLATGLVAATRPAHPEFHLSVAAISTVVAGAGIMLALYLYLGSRREVDYLRGFFELRGVERFTDPQWVLQLERVWWIGGPVRWLRSVGLGFVVSFLGLVLGIVSMVLALPLLMFQFISPYRLSQNKFYFDELFYGMIVWPLKVLAQVLYWVDRWIIDGLVNVVGWIPREFGGLMRALQMGLVQFYAAAMVLGVVILLAARMLWAG, encoded by the coding sequence ATGGACACGATCACACTCTGCCTTCTGCTCATCCCCGCGCTGCCGCTGGCCGCTGCGATCCTGATCGGATTGTTCGGCGCCCGCGTGCTCCGCGAGAACAGCCATTGGCCTGTCATTGCCGCGATCGGCGGTTCGTTTCTCTGCAGCCTGCTGTTGCTGCAGCAGATTCAACTGGAACAACCAAAGCATCCCGAAGGCTTTGAAAAAGTCGTCACGCTCTGGAACTGGGCGACGGTCACGAATGCTTACGATCTGAAGCCGACTGCTCCGACGGAATCAGCTCCTGCCGATGCTGCGGTGAAAGCCCCCAGCGATGCCGGTTGGAAAGACTTCCGCATCGATGTCACGCTGCGGGCCGACGGTTTAACCAGCATGATGCTCTCGATGGTCACGTTTGTGGCCGCGCTGGTGGCGATCTTCGGCGCTGGCTACATGCATGGCGACCGCGGCTATTGGCGGTTCTTTGCGTTTGTCGGTTTGTTCGTGTTTTCGATGACGATGCTGGTTTCGGTCAGCAATTTCATTCTGCTGTTTGTGTTCTGGGAAGCGGTCGGTGTCTGCAGCTATCTGCTCATCGGCTTTTGGTATCAAAAGCCCGAAGCAGCCGCAGCCGGCATGAAGGCGTTCCTGGTCAATCGCATCGGCGACTTTGGTTTTGCCCTCGGCATCTTCTTGATTTGGATTACGTACGGCACGGTGAACTATCACGATAGCCTGCGCGACGGCACGACCGATCCGGAAAAGATTGCCGCAGCCACTGCAATGTCGGAACGGGAACTGATCGATACGTTCGGCCCGACTGCGGTTGCCGACAAATCGCTCGTCCGCGGCGTGCTTGGTCAGATCCGTTTGAAGGACGCCTTGTACGTGGGCGGTGGCATCGCCACGGCGATTTGCTTGTTGTTGCTCGTGGGTGCTTGCGGCAAGAGTGCTCAGTTCCCGTTGCATGTGTGGTTGCCGGACGCGATGGAAGGTCCGACTCCCGTTAGCGCGCTCATCCACGCGGCGACGATGGTTACGGCCGGCGTGTATATGGTGACTCGCTGCACGCCGCTGTTCATGATGTCGCCGACGGCGCAACTGGTGGTCTCGTGCATCGGTGCGTTGACCGCGCTCATTGCCGGCTTGATCGCGCTCACGCAATTCGACCTCAAGCGAGTCCTCGCTTACTCGACGGTCAGCCAGCTGGGTTTCATGTTTCTCGCGCTGGGCGTGGGCACGTTCTCCGGTATTACGGCGGGCATGTTCCACTTGTTCACGCACGCGTTCTTCAAGGCGTTGTTGTTCCTCGGCGCTGGTAGCGTGATGCATGCGATGGGTCACATCATCGACATGCGTCAATTCAGCGGCTTGCGAAAGCTGATGCCTTACACGCACTGGACGTTTTTGTGCGGGTGCTTGGCCCTCGCGGGTATCGTGCCGTTTGCTGGTTTCTGGAGCAAGGATTCGATCCTCGGCGCCGTGCACGACAAGGTGCATGAGCTCGAGCACATGGCCCATCCGCATGCGGGTGAACATCATCCCATGGAGAGCCACAGCGATCAGAAGCCGGTTAACGCACCGCTGGCTGCCCTGAGCCATGAGCAGCTTGCGCGGTTCGCGACGATTTACAACGTGCTCTACTACTCCGCGATCTTCACGGCCTTTTTGACGGCGTTCTACACGTTCCGCGCGTTCTTTATGACGTTCTATGGCGAGGAGAAAATCCCGCCGCAGGCCGGTCATCACGCCCATGAATCGCCGCCCATGATGACGGGGCCGCTCATCGTGCTGGCCTTTGCCGCCGTGCTCATTGGGGCGGTGTGGTTGCAGAATGGTGCGTCGACGAATTTGCTGGCCAACTACATTGGCACCACGCCGTCGCTGGCGACGGGTTTGGTCGCTGCCACACGGCCGGCCCATCCGGAATTTCACTTGAGCGTCGCTGCCATCAGCACCGTGGTCGCGGGCGCAGGCATCATGCTCGCGCTGTATCTGTATTTGGGTTCGCGCAGGGAAGTCGATTATCTCCGCGGGTTTTTTGAACTCCGTGGTGTCGAACGCTTCACCGATCCGCAGTGGGTGCTGCAGCTCGAACGCGTCTGGTGGATCGGCGGGCCGGTTCGCTGGTTGCGGAGCGTTGGCCTCGGGTTCGTAGTGTCGTTCCTTGGCTTGGTGCTGGGCATCGTGTCGATGGTGCTGGCGTTGCCGCTCCTGATGTTCCAATTCATTTCGCCCTATCGCTTGTCGCAAAACAAGTTTTACTTCGACGAGTTGTTCTACGGCATGATCGTGTGGCCGTTGAAAGTGCTCGCTCAAGTTTTGTATTGGGTCGATCGCTGGATCATCGACGGCCTGGTCAATGTGGTCGGCTGGATTCCGCGCGAGTTCGGCGGGCTGATGCGGGCACTGCAGATGGGGCTCGTGCAGTTTTACGCAGCCGCGATGGTCTTGGGCGTGGTGATTTTGCTCGCTGCCCGCATGCTTTGGGCAGGATAA
- a CDS encoding complex I subunit 4 family protein: MDTLSTQLLIAIFLPLLGAALMWVVQPLGRNAVRYTALGITLLTMLVVINVCTGYVSEAEKNPAAAAAGGIAGVDYAWLAPSIGSIDVKFSVALDGLGVWMFGLSSVLMVTAVLVSWEAIKEREALFYGMLLLLEFGCLGVFTSRDLLLFYIFFEFTLIPLFFLIGIWGSEDRRYAAIKFFLFTLAGSMLTFLGLLAIVMWDYQHQTGASKVLDFEIANLVQRLQAQPLPLVWQLTIFIALFAGFAIKVPLFPLHTWLPLAHVQAPTAGSVILAGILLKIGVYGFLRFSIPLLPDATVVAMPYLLWLSVAGIIYGALVALAQADIKRLIAYSSVSHLGVCMLGLFALNPLGVQGSVLQMVNHGISTGALFALVGMVYERYHTRQIADLSGLAYRTPWIGFFMVFFTFSSIGVPALNGFAGEIMILCGMFQRAFAQAPAVMKTQWMVISVLSVSSVALGAWYMLYLVRRVFFGPLKEPEEAAHHHIEDMNWREIAALAPLVILAVWIGLAPQHFLKPMAPAIEQAYKLAAERVNQPYQAVEPRAELKTEQNTTEKIARVR; encoded by the coding sequence ATGGATACGCTGAGTACACAGCTGCTGATTGCAATCTTCCTGCCGCTGCTTGGAGCTGCGCTGATGTGGGTGGTGCAGCCGCTCGGCCGCAACGCCGTGCGCTATACCGCGCTGGGCATCACGCTGCTGACCATGCTAGTGGTGATCAACGTCTGCACCGGCTACGTGAGCGAAGCCGAGAAGAATCCCGCCGCTGCCGCGGCAGGTGGCATCGCTGGCGTCGATTATGCCTGGCTCGCGCCGTCGATCGGCTCGATCGATGTGAAGTTCAGCGTGGCCCTTGATGGCCTCGGCGTGTGGATGTTCGGTTTGTCGTCAGTGCTGATGGTTACTGCGGTACTCGTCAGCTGGGAAGCGATCAAAGAGCGCGAAGCACTGTTCTACGGCATGCTGCTGTTGCTGGAGTTTGGTTGCCTCGGGGTATTCACTTCGCGCGACTTGTTGCTGTTTTATATCTTCTTCGAATTCACGCTCATTCCGCTCTTTTTCCTGATTGGTATTTGGGGGAGCGAAGATCGGCGGTACGCGGCGATCAAGTTCTTCTTGTTCACGCTCGCGGGAAGCATGCTGACGTTTCTCGGTTTGCTGGCGATCGTGATGTGGGATTACCAGCATCAAACCGGGGCCAGCAAAGTCCTCGATTTCGAAATCGCCAACCTCGTGCAACGCCTGCAAGCTCAGCCTCTGCCGCTGGTCTGGCAGCTGACGATCTTCATTGCCTTGTTTGCCGGCTTCGCGATCAAGGTGCCGCTGTTCCCACTGCACACCTGGTTGCCGCTGGCCCACGTGCAAGCGCCGACGGCAGGCTCGGTGATCCTCGCGGGCATCTTGCTCAAGATCGGCGTCTACGGCTTTTTGCGGTTCAGCATTCCATTGCTCCCCGATGCCACCGTCGTGGCGATGCCGTATCTGCTTTGGCTGTCGGTGGCAGGCATTATTTACGGCGCGCTGGTCGCGCTCGCCCAGGCCGATATCAAGCGGTTGATTGCTTATTCGTCGGTCAGCCACTTGGGTGTGTGTATGCTCGGGCTGTTCGCTTTGAATCCGCTCGGCGTGCAAGGGAGCGTGCTGCAGATGGTGAATCACGGCATCAGCACAGGTGCACTCTTCGCTCTGGTCGGCATGGTGTACGAGCGGTATCACACGCGGCAGATTGCCGATCTGAGCGGCCTCGCTTATCGCACGCCGTGGATCGGCTTCTTCATGGTCTTCTTTACGTTCAGCAGCATCGGTGTGCCGGCGCTGAATGGCTTTGCCGGCGAAATCATGATTCTCTGCGGTATGTTCCAGCGGGCCTTTGCTCAGGCGCCTGCCGTGATGAAGACGCAGTGGATGGTGATCTCGGTGTTGTCTGTCAGCAGCGTCGCTCTGGGCGCGTGGTACATGCTTTATCTGGTTCGCCGCGTCTTCTTCGGCCCGCTGAAGGAGCCGGAAGAAGCGGCGCATCATCACATCGAAGATATGAACTGGCGGGAAATCGCCGCCCTCGCGCCGCTCGTGATTCTGGCGGTTTGGATTGGTCTGGCGCCGCAGCACTTTCTGAAGCCGATGGCTCCGGCCATCGAGCAAGCTTACAAGTTGGCTGCCGAGCGCGTGAACCAGCCGTATCAAGCGGTGGAGCCGCGGGCCGAGCTGAAAACAGAGCAGAACACGACGGAGAAAATCGCCCGTGTACGTTGA
- a CDS encoding NADH-quinone oxidoreductase subunit N, which translates to MYVETSTLGLLGPEILLLAIATLLFVGGAFVRQREAWSLVALVSYVVAFGWILCRVYTGTEAQVFSGPISSSGMSTCLRLLAIVLGIAYTLVASQSTDKLLATEYLGSLMLIVVGLMLVAGANELVLLFLGFELISIPTYVLLFIGRRDRATSEATMKYFFLSIMSSALLLFGLAFLFGMAGTTTIQGTAKAPGIREVLLKNAAENAAEAKVSGKVTVEDQFVTTVEPVQKVVAFKLAPNVSYSTPTTATRALLALAPVALVLILAGLGFKLTAAPFHFYAPDVYQGTTAANAGLLAVAPKIAGVVGIIRLVVIALPISADFAWQLALVLAIVTMTIGNVCALWQKNIRRLMAYSAIAHGGYLLLGLAAATGAVAIPELKATGGVTAMVFYVVVYSLASLGTFTALAYLGSQRREIQSINELAGLGKSQPLAAAVIAVCMFSMAGLPPLAGFWGKFGLFMSALEISLGNVDPNVRFAFLALLIIGALNAAIAAAYYLRLVSVMFFQSSTEPVPAGGGMGALVAATLCGALVVLAGVAPGSIMHLAGQYEAEMLQVADSLPVEPATSATAVLAEK; encoded by the coding sequence GTGTACGTTGAAACTAGTACCCTGGGCCTCCTCGGTCCGGAAATTCTGCTGCTCGCCATCGCCACGCTGTTGTTTGTCGGCGGCGCGTTCGTTCGTCAGCGCGAAGCCTGGTCGCTCGTCGCCCTCGTATCGTATGTGGTTGCCTTCGGCTGGATTCTCTGCCGCGTTTACACCGGCACCGAAGCACAAGTCTTCAGCGGCCCGATCAGCAGCAGCGGCATGAGCACTTGCTTGCGGTTGCTGGCGATTGTGCTCGGCATTGCTTACACGCTGGTCGCTTCTCAATCGACCGACAAGTTGCTGGCCACCGAGTATCTCGGCTCGCTGATGTTGATCGTCGTCGGCCTCATGCTCGTGGCCGGCGCGAACGAACTGGTGCTGCTGTTCCTCGGTTTCGAATTGATTTCGATTCCCACCTACGTGCTGCTCTTCATCGGCCGTCGCGATCGCGCAACGAGCGAAGCGACGATGAAGTATTTCTTCCTCAGCATCATGTCGTCGGCGCTGCTCCTCTTCGGCTTGGCGTTTTTGTTCGGCATGGCCGGTACGACGACGATTCAAGGCACGGCGAAAGCGCCCGGCATTCGCGAGGTGCTGCTGAAGAACGCTGCCGAAAATGCCGCCGAAGCAAAAGTCAGCGGTAAGGTAACTGTCGAGGATCAGTTTGTAACGACGGTCGAGCCTGTTCAGAAAGTGGTGGCATTCAAGTTAGCTCCGAACGTTTCTTACAGCACGCCGACGACGGCGACTCGGGCGCTGCTTGCCTTGGCTCCGGTGGCACTCGTGCTGATCCTGGCCGGTCTTGGCTTCAAGCTCACGGCAGCGCCGTTCCACTTTTATGCTCCTGATGTTTATCAAGGCACGACCGCAGCCAACGCAGGTTTGCTGGCCGTCGCGCCGAAGATTGCCGGCGTGGTGGGTATCATTCGCCTGGTGGTCATCGCTCTGCCGATCTCGGCCGACTTTGCCTGGCAGTTGGCCCTCGTCCTCGCCATCGTGACGATGACCATCGGTAATGTCTGCGCTCTCTGGCAGAAGAACATTCGCCGGCTGATGGCCTACTCGGCGATCGCCCACGGCGGTTACTTGTTACTCGGCTTGGCCGCGGCGACCGGTGCGGTTGCCATTCCTGAATTGAAAGCCACTGGTGGTGTCACGGCGATGGTCTTTTACGTCGTCGTTTATTCGCTGGCTTCGCTCGGCACTTTCACCGCGCTCGCCTATCTCGGCTCGCAGCGGCGTGAGATTCAATCGATCAACGAACTCGCCGGCCTCGGCAAATCGCAGCCGCTGGCCGCCGCGGTCATTGCTGTCTGCATGTTCTCGATGGCTGGCTTGCCGCCCCTCGCGGGTTTCTGGGGGAAGTTTGGCCTGTTCATGAGCGCTCTCGAAATCTCGCTCGGCAATGTCGATCCGAATGTGCGGTTCGCCTTCCTGGCCCTGCTCATTATCGGTGCCCTAAACGCCGCGATTGCTGCCGCGTATTATCTGCGGCTCGTCAGCGTGATGTTCTTCCAGTCGTCGACCGAGCCAGTTCCCGCCGGCGGCGGCATGGGTGCATTGGTGGCCGCCACATTGTGCGGCGCTCTGGTGGTGCTCGCTGGTGTCGCGCCTGGTTCCATCATGCATCTGGCCGGGCAATATGAAGCAGAGATGTTGCAGGTCGCTGACTCGTTGCCCGTAGAGCCCGCGACATCCGCGACGGCTGTCCTCGCCGAAAAGTAA
- a CDS encoding 3-keto-disaccharide hydrolase — MRTLAFFFALLPMALLRPALSVAAEPAKLSADEQAAGWKLLFDGVTPKGWRGLGSEEFPAGWKIEDGCLKCLGDRKLASDLTTVDEYENFQLAFEWRFPGKKGNSGVKYRVQEEKGKTYAFGPEYQCFTDGDKIDQHSTGSLYDLIAPQDHKLVAADEFNQGMIVVQGNRTEHWLNGVKVVTAEFGSEELKTLLAKSYFRNSTWGQRPRGRIVLQDHHTQVYFRNIRILEMAAENERRSANP, encoded by the coding sequence ATGAGAACGCTTGCCTTCTTCTTTGCCCTGCTGCCGATGGCGCTGTTGCGCCCGGCGCTATCTGTTGCCGCGGAACCGGCCAAGCTCTCCGCCGATGAACAGGCTGCGGGTTGGAAGCTGCTCTTTGATGGCGTGACGCCGAAGGGTTGGCGCGGCTTGGGGAGCGAAGAGTTTCCCGCCGGTTGGAAGATCGAGGACGGCTGTTTGAAGTGTCTGGGCGATCGCAAACTGGCCAGCGATCTGACGACCGTCGACGAGTACGAAAACTTCCAGCTGGCCTTTGAGTGGCGGTTTCCTGGGAAGAAGGGAAACAGCGGCGTGAAGTATCGCGTGCAGGAAGAGAAGGGTAAGACCTACGCGTTCGGGCCGGAGTATCAGTGCTTCACCGACGGCGACAAGATCGATCAGCATTCCACCGGCTCGCTGTATGACCTCATCGCGCCGCAAGATCACAAACTGGTTGCAGCTGACGAATTCAATCAGGGAATGATCGTCGTCCAGGGCAATCGCACGGAGCATTGGCTCAACGGTGTGAAGGTTGTGACGGCAGAGTTCGGCAGCGAGGAACTCAAGACGCTGCTCGCCAAAAGCTACTTTCGCAACAGCACCTGGGGCCAGCGGCCGCGTGGGCGAATCGTGCTGCAGGATCATCACACGCAGGTTTATTTTCGGAACATTCGTATTTTAGAAATGGCTGCCGAGAACGAGCGACGTAGCGCGAACCCCTAG
- a CDS encoding Gfo/Idh/MocA family protein yields the protein MSTSRRSFLQQSAAAVVSVSALSMFAPRSARSAEEKQKLNCAVIGCGGRGSTHIATAAGQNLVALVDVDEKRLDTAKALAQSKGAEADKVQTFTDYRTLFDKMAKQIDVVFIATPNHQHALPSLIAMQLGKGVYCEKPLCHTVGEARQLIATAKKYNVTTQMGNQGHCEEGYRKLCELVWSGAVGKITETHSWTDRANGGIGPRPASSTPPANLHWEEWIGPSPYRDFHVDLHPHEWHGWHDFGNGSLGNMGCHVLDGVYWALKLEHPTRIEAEQIIGGSNERTPTGCRLRWDFAARSSKEGDMPPVKVYWYDGRTGEGDTGDSNKAVKSVRNGVQNVPPLLTELKKQYPNEKFDSNGTLYVGEKGILFTGTYGGGVRIVGQETPTAPKVLPRTSGAAGDFLRAAREGKTDTASHFEYSARLTEFTLLGNLAQRAGAGKPIDWDGENMKVTNLTDLNQWLNPESRNGWRFTG from the coding sequence ATGAGCACTTCCCGTCGATCGTTTCTGCAGCAATCAGCAGCCGCCGTTGTCAGTGTCAGTGCGCTCAGCATGTTTGCACCGCGCAGCGCGCGGAGTGCCGAGGAGAAACAGAAGCTCAACTGCGCAGTGATCGGCTGCGGTGGCCGAGGGAGCACGCACATTGCGACGGCAGCGGGACAGAACCTGGTGGCGCTCGTCGATGTCGATGAAAAGCGGCTCGATACGGCCAAGGCTCTCGCGCAAAGCAAAGGGGCCGAGGCCGACAAGGTGCAGACCTTTACCGACTATCGCACGCTGTTCGACAAAATGGCGAAGCAGATCGATGTGGTCTTCATTGCCACTCCCAATCATCAGCATGCCCTGCCGTCGCTGATTGCGATGCAGCTGGGCAAGGGCGTGTATTGCGAAAAGCCGTTGTGCCACACCGTGGGCGAAGCTCGGCAACTGATTGCCACGGCGAAGAAGTACAACGTGACGACGCAGATGGGCAATCAAGGGCATTGCGAGGAAGGTTATCGCAAGCTGTGCGAGCTGGTGTGGAGCGGCGCGGTGGGCAAGATCACCGAAACGCATAGCTGGACCGATCGAGCAAACGGCGGCATCGGGCCGCGGCCGGCGTCGAGCACTCCGCCAGCGAATTTGCACTGGGAAGAGTGGATCGGGCCGTCGCCATATCGTGACTTTCACGTCGATCTGCATCCGCACGAATGGCATGGCTGGCATGACTTCGGCAATGGTTCGCTGGGCAACATGGGCTGCCACGTGCTCGACGGCGTGTATTGGGCGCTGAAGCTCGAGCATCCGACCCGCATCGAAGCCGAGCAAATCATCGGCGGCAGCAACGAACGAACGCCAACCGGCTGTCGGCTGCGCTGGGATTTTGCGGCGCGCAGTTCCAAGGAAGGCGACATGCCACCGGTAAAGGTCTATTGGTACGACGGCCGCACCGGCGAGGGGGACACGGGCGATTCGAACAAAGCCGTAAAGAGCGTGCGCAACGGTGTGCAGAACGTGCCGCCGCTCCTCACGGAACTGAAGAAGCAATATCCGAATGAAAAGTTCGATTCCAACGGCACGCTGTATGTCGGCGAGAAGGGTATTCTCTTCACCGGCACTTACGGCGGAGGCGTGCGCATCGTCGGCCAGGAAACGCCGACAGCGCCCAAGGTGCTGCCGCGCACATCGGGCGCCGCCGGTGATTTTCTCCGTGCGGCTCGCGAAGGAAAGACCGACACGGCTTCGCACTTCGAATATTCCGCCCGGCTCACCGAGTTCACGCTGCTCGGCAATCTCGCTCAGCGAGCCGGCGCCGGCAAACCCATCGATTGGGACGGCGAGAATATGAAAGTGACGAACCTGACGGATCTCAACCAGTGGTTGAACCCTGAAAGCCGCAATGGCTGGCGGTTTACGGGTTAG